A region of Pyxidicoccus parkwaysis DNA encodes the following proteins:
- a CDS encoding M48 family metalloprotease, with translation MRRHTQAPAMTVGVLRPRVLIHDDLIESLDAPALRAVRAHEEAHARARDPLRIWLAQFATDMQWPIPGAACRLYAWRNALEVARDDDARRCGIDGVDLVAALVAAARLSSGGPEGMAATAVGNGSFLRERIARLLSPIPPPPPVNGWWSKLAVLGFLLACGGAGLVWGDAVIPLLPGVLR, from the coding sequence ATGCGCAGGCACACCCAGGCTCCAGCGATGACGGTCGGAGTCCTCCGGCCTCGAGTCCTCATCCACGACGACTTGATTGAGTCGCTGGACGCACCGGCCCTGCGCGCGGTGCGAGCACATGAGGAGGCACACGCTCGGGCGAGAGACCCGTTGCGCATCTGGCTGGCGCAATTCGCAACCGACATGCAGTGGCCCATCCCGGGGGCAGCATGCCGGCTGTACGCATGGCGCAATGCGCTGGAGGTTGCTCGAGACGACGATGCACGCCGGTGCGGAATCGACGGCGTGGACCTTGTCGCGGCCCTGGTTGCCGCTGCCCGGCTCTCTTCCGGGGGGCCTGAAGGGATGGCGGCGACGGCCGTGGGGAATGGCTCGTTCCTGCGCGAGCGCATCGCGAGGCTGCTCTCGCCAATTCCCCCGCCTCCTCCCGTCAACGGATGGTGGAGCAAGCTCGCGGTGCTGGGCTTCCTGCTGGCTTGTGGAGGGGCGGGGCTGGTCTGGGGTGACGCCGTCATCCCACTGCTCCCTGGAGTCCTTCGGTGA
- a CDS encoding cereblon family protein has translation MMQAAGHGTAWKLKGTASGSEPGAPESKAEESLETREPEAPLCCARCGHVVTRERHRTAFNGRHSHTRVNPFGIVFHFGCFAEAEGCSADGFPTMEATWFPGYAWQVAHCAACRTHLGWVFRGQGDFFGLLLDRLTLPS, from the coding sequence ATGATGCAGGCGGCCGGACACGGGACGGCATGGAAGCTCAAGGGCACGGCGTCCGGGAGTGAGCCCGGTGCGCCGGAGTCGAAGGCCGAGGAGTCGCTGGAGACGCGCGAGCCGGAGGCGCCGCTGTGTTGCGCGCGTTGTGGCCACGTGGTGACTCGCGAGCGCCACCGCACGGCCTTCAACGGCCGGCACTCGCACACGCGCGTCAACCCGTTCGGCATCGTCTTCCACTTCGGGTGCTTCGCCGAGGCGGAGGGATGCAGCGCGGATGGCTTTCCCACGATGGAGGCTACGTGGTTCCCCGGATACGCGTGGCAGGTAGCGCACTGCGCGGCGTGTCGTACGCACCTGGGCTGGGTGTTTCGTGGCCAGGGTGACTTCTTCGGGTTGCTCCTCGACAGGCTGACCCTGCCGTCCTGA
- a CDS encoding GspE/PulE family protein codes for MADVPSFSELSQFTLDRPSLRLLPESFCRRNKVAVLGRVDPAAQDAPVTVGMVQPDNRVILELITDFLRRPLRPVRLNHFEVESALEVGFGAGPRVTADLTLKARVPLTATPTAMELVDHVLATAVELKASDIHVEGYFDDVDLRYRIDGILHQSYTDIDPRSLPEVVSRIKLLAGLDITERRRPQDGRFRALLEGSEGRKLVDYRVSVVPSPVGEDVVIRILDSSVGLVPVEKLGMSSEMQELFLQLLSNPEGLVLVTGPTGSGKTTTLYSALARLNDGRRKIITAEDPIEYYVPKVNQKQVTPQMTHATLLRAMLRQDPNVMLVGEVRDLETGSMALNAAATGHVVLGTLHTADAVGSVARLRGLKLDDVDISDSLLAVLAQRLVRRICEKCVEPVQPTAEQEALLGPLLKGIQPHAGRGCEACHHTGYKGRSGIYELLMVDPDLQDLIARGAPTVELRRHVRQRGMRTLVQDALDKVAARTTTLAELLRVVPYRHILTTRDEEQAAG; via the coding sequence ATGGCGGACGTCCCTTCCTTCTCCGAGCTCTCTCAATTCACGTTGGACCGTCCCTCGCTCCGGCTGTTGCCGGAGTCCTTCTGCCGGCGCAACAAGGTCGCGGTGCTGGGCCGCGTGGACCCGGCCGCGCAGGACGCGCCGGTGACGGTGGGCATGGTCCAGCCGGACAACCGAGTCATCCTCGAGCTCATCACCGACTTCCTGCGCCGCCCGCTGCGGCCCGTGCGCCTCAATCACTTCGAGGTGGAGTCCGCGCTGGAGGTGGGCTTCGGCGCCGGTCCTCGCGTCACCGCGGACCTCACGCTCAAGGCGCGCGTGCCGCTGACCGCGACACCGACGGCAATGGAGCTGGTGGACCACGTGCTCGCCACCGCCGTGGAATTGAAGGCCAGCGACATCCACGTGGAGGGCTACTTCGACGACGTGGACCTGCGCTATCGCATCGACGGCATCCTCCACCAGTCGTACACAGACATCGACCCGCGCTCGCTGCCGGAGGTGGTCAGCCGCATCAAGCTGCTCGCCGGGCTGGACATCACCGAGCGCCGCCGCCCGCAGGACGGCCGCTTCCGTGCGCTGCTGGAGGGCTCCGAGGGACGCAAGCTGGTGGACTACCGCGTCAGCGTGGTGCCCAGCCCCGTGGGCGAGGACGTGGTCATCCGCATCCTCGATTCCAGCGTGGGCCTGGTGCCGGTGGAGAAGCTGGGCATGTCCTCGGAGATGCAAGAGCTCTTCCTCCAATTGCTGAGCAACCCGGAGGGACTGGTGCTCGTCACCGGGCCCACGGGCAGCGGCAAGACGACGACGCTGTACTCGGCGCTGGCGCGGCTCAACGATGGGCGGAGGAAGATCATCACCGCCGAGGACCCCATCGAGTACTACGTCCCCAAGGTGAACCAGAAGCAGGTGACGCCGCAGATGACGCACGCCACGCTGCTGCGCGCCATGCTCCGCCAGGACCCCAACGTCATGCTGGTGGGCGAGGTGCGGGACTTGGAGACGGGCAGCATGGCCCTCAACGCGGCGGCCACCGGGCACGTGGTGTTGGGCACGCTGCACACGGCGGACGCGGTGGGCTCGGTGGCGCGGCTGCGCGGGCTGAAGCTGGACGACGTGGACATCAGCGACTCGCTGCTGGCGGTGCTGGCGCAGCGGCTGGTGCGCCGCATCTGCGAGAAGTGCGTGGAGCCGGTGCAGCCCACGGCGGAGCAGGAGGCGCTCCTCGGCCCGTTGCTGAAGGGAATCCAGCCGCACGCGGGGCGGGGCTGCGAGGCGTGCCACCACACCGGCTACAAGGGACGCTCCGGCATCTACGAACTGCTGATGGTGGACCCGGACCTCCAGGACCTGATTGCGCGAGGCGCGCCTACGGTGGAGCTGCGCCGCCATGTGCGGCAGCGCGGGATGCGCACGCTGGTGCAGGACGCGCTGGACAAGGTGGCCGCGCGCACGACGACGCTCGCGGAGTTGCTGCGCGTGGTTCCGTACCGGCACATCCTGACAACCCGCGACGAGGAGCAGGCCGCCGGCTAG
- a CDS encoding Tox-REase-5 domain-containing protein: MSPALVLPGPSDRKLTARPPDTAGGEEVSVRHRRGQFVRMPGSAAISGSPAEIARQAVEMGLLEVDAFDRLLVFAGLDDTSVLPPRSRPFTPDDAARVLGLLLNKPLTLGNFPRRMAAGHLLREVLQDGEVPREELLRRVARFDGVAVLRPDGCIAWVLSGKTQQRIAPVEWKDGAFRAHGFELGRFYDGRQTVYRQLDARLQPEHTPFVTEVYSDSDLIGRTLDGAEEAFVELALAIGGLFSHSPGDALAALTNLPAGVVALIVNSPEYLERFQYMTEGEQIEAVSKLVTNLVATWGTASATTRTLQGMVAGAEVTVPALALSSEGALAIRRVAVSAESVATVLSGGPGAAIILQRASTAAKGSAPSGGPGKWGPANESMSSRARSYQEQITGHSADEAYWVGGVGKNGGGVKFDGFEKGVLLEAKGPGYANKFLDNLKPKVWFDKSGAKALVNQAQRQLRAARDTSAPIRWCIAEEKTADAIKLLFQREKIFGIEVVHVPPL; this comes from the coding sequence GTGTCGCCCGCGCTGGTGCTGCCCGGCCCGAGCGACAGGAAGCTCACGGCCAGGCCACCCGATACGGCCGGAGGTGAGGAAGTATCGGTTCGCCATCGTCGCGGGCAGTTCGTGCGCATGCCTGGCAGTGCCGCGATTTCGGGCAGTCCCGCTGAGATAGCCCGTCAGGCAGTGGAAATGGGCCTGCTGGAGGTGGACGCCTTTGACCGGCTGCTGGTTTTCGCCGGCCTGGACGACACGAGCGTGCTGCCGCCAAGAAGCCGGCCATTCACGCCAGACGACGCAGCTCGGGTGCTGGGCCTACTGCTGAACAAGCCCCTGACGCTGGGCAACTTCCCTCGACGCATGGCTGCGGGCCACCTGCTGCGTGAGGTACTGCAGGACGGGGAGGTGCCACGGGAGGAATTGCTGCGCCGCGTGGCGCGCTTTGACGGCGTTGCGGTACTGCGCCCGGATGGCTGCATTGCGTGGGTGCTGAGCGGCAAGACGCAGCAGCGGATTGCACCCGTGGAGTGGAAGGACGGCGCCTTCCGCGCCCACGGCTTCGAACTGGGGCGCTTCTACGACGGCCGACAGACCGTGTACCGTCAGTTGGACGCGCGGCTTCAACCGGAACACACCCCGTTCGTCACTGAGGTGTACAGCGACTCCGACCTCATCGGCCGCACCTTGGACGGGGCAGAAGAAGCCTTCGTCGAGTTGGCCCTGGCGATTGGAGGACTCTTCTCACACTCGCCGGGGGACGCACTCGCCGCGCTGACGAACCTTCCGGCGGGAGTCGTGGCACTCATCGTCAATTCGCCCGAGTACCTGGAGCGCTTCCAGTACATGACGGAAGGCGAGCAGATCGAGGCCGTCTCCAAGCTGGTGACGAACCTGGTGGCCACCTGGGGTACCGCCTCGGCAACCACGCGCACACTCCAGGGGATGGTGGCTGGCGCCGAAGTGACGGTACCTGCCCTGGCGCTCTCCAGCGAGGGAGCGCTGGCCATCAGGCGCGTCGCGGTGTCAGCGGAGAGCGTAGCGACCGTGTTGAGCGGAGGCCCAGGTGCCGCCATCATCCTCCAGCGGGCCAGCACGGCTGCGAAGGGTTCCGCACCTTCCGGTGGGCCGGGGAAGTGGGGACCCGCCAATGAGTCGATGTCCTCACGCGCCCGAAGCTACCAGGAACAAATCACCGGGCACTCCGCGGACGAGGCATACTGGGTTGGAGGAGTCGGGAAGAACGGTGGAGGCGTGAAGTTCGATGGCTTCGAGAAGGGCGTGCTGCTGGAGGCGAAGGGGCCAGGGTATGCCAACAAGTTCCTCGACAACCTCAAGCCCAAGGTCTGGTTCGATAAGTCTGGGGCAAAGGCCCTTGTCAATCAGGCCCAGCGCCAACTTCGAGCCGCCAGGGACACGAGCGCACCCATCCGATGGTGCATTGCGGAGGAGAAGACTGCCGACGCGATCAAGCTTCTCTTTCAGAGAGAGAAAATATTTGGAATAGAAGTGGTTCACGTCCCCCCGCTATAG
- a CDS encoding FHA domain-containing protein, with translation MLTVQELRALSRRLTEPFFCKQVGPFVLVQRPPSPVMAQLALKMGAARTTMARDIPSLERQQVALWLHFDALNVATLPPVGGQDVLTVGRQPDCDLVVNEPSVSKRHAELHWHGPSVGCTVVDLKSSNGTFINAKELPSGGELHVRDGDLLGFGDATFAYLLAPSFYAKIQRMTP, from the coding sequence ATGCTGACGGTCCAGGAGTTGCGAGCACTGAGCAGGCGGCTGACGGAGCCTTTCTTCTGCAAGCAGGTGGGGCCCTTCGTGCTGGTGCAGCGGCCGCCCAGCCCGGTGATGGCGCAGCTCGCGCTGAAGATGGGCGCGGCTCGCACGACGATGGCGCGCGACATCCCCAGCCTGGAGCGCCAGCAGGTGGCCCTCTGGCTGCACTTCGACGCGCTCAACGTGGCCACGCTTCCTCCGGTGGGTGGACAGGACGTGCTCACCGTGGGCCGGCAGCCGGACTGCGACCTGGTGGTCAACGAGCCCTCCGTCTCCAAGCGCCATGCGGAGCTCCACTGGCACGGGCCCTCGGTGGGCTGCACGGTGGTGGACCTGAAGTCGAGCAACGGCACCTTCATCAACGCGAAGGAACTGCCGTCGGGCGGCGAATTGCACGTGCGCGATGGAGACCTGCTGGGCTTTGGCGACGCGACGTTCGCCTACCTGCTCGCGCCGTCCTTCTACGCGAAGATTCAGCGCATGACACCGTGA
- a CDS encoding BlaI/MecI/CopY family transcriptional regulator: protein MAIMSALWRLGTGTAREIHEHLEDPMGRAYTTTATVLDRLFTKRLVSRKREGKAFVYRARLSQDVIERELAQQQVARLLGAEPLPAIATLVDAVESVDPELLDELARVVNARRRKSRGP from the coding sequence ATGGCAATCATGAGCGCCCTGTGGCGGCTGGGGACGGGCACCGCACGTGAAATCCACGAGCACCTGGAGGACCCCATGGGCCGCGCCTATACGACGACGGCTACGGTGCTCGACCGGCTCTTCACCAAACGCCTGGTGAGCCGCAAACGGGAAGGAAAGGCGTTCGTCTACCGTGCCCGGTTGTCTCAGGACGTCATCGAGCGTGAGCTGGCGCAACAGCAGGTCGCACGACTGTTGGGCGCGGAGCCCCTTCCCGCCATCGCGACACTGGTGGATGCCGTCGAGTCGGTGGACCCCGAGCTGCTGGATGAGCTCGCTCGAGTCGTGAACGCACGCAGGAGGAAGAGCCGTGGACCCTGA
- a CDS encoding efflux RND transporter permease subunit, which produces MQPTESGEQHGLVSRLISASARHPFLTLLLVGTLAAWAVFALRNTKLDAIPDLSDTQVIVFTEWMGRSPDLVEDQITYPISSSLLAAPKVKAVRGQSMFGMSFVYVIFEDGTDMYWARSRVLEYLETARGRLPEGVTPTLGPDATGVGWVFEYALVDETGKHSLADLRSLQDWHVRYALSSVPGVAEVASVGGMVKQYQVQVDPNQLRAYGVTLGEVARAISESNEDVGGQVMEIAGHEHAIRGRGYIRSTKDLENIPLKVDEAGTPVLVKNVAVVGLGPDIRRGVAELDGKGEVAGGIVVMRYGENALSVIEAVKERLEEVRQGLPEGVKLVVTYDRSGLIEESVDTLTQALVEEMLVVSLIIFLFLMHVRSALVPILTLPVAVLLAFIPMYYQGLTANIMSLGGIIVAVGAMVDASIILIENVHKKLEGWEETGRPGERREVIISAMQEVGPSIFGSLLVLTVAFLPVFTLEATEGRLFKPLAYTKTYSMGFAAVLAVTLTPALAVLFIRGRIRKEEENPINRWLVAAYTRVVRLVVRHSKAVIALSVVAMAFTVPAFLRLSNEFMPPLNEGAVLYMPTAPPGMSISEATRILQSMDGELKKIPEVVSVFGKAGRAESPTDPAPLSMFETTVVLKPKSEWREGLTWEALIREMDEKLQYPGMPNIFWMPIQTRTEMLATGIRSPLGIQVYGNDLDTLEKAAVAIERAVAQVPGTRSAFADRSTGGFYVDFEVKREAAARLGLGVKDVNEVVMSAIGGTNISQTVEGRERYPINVRYAREYRDSPAELGKVLVATPGGAQVPLSQVADIRFVQGPPMLRSEGGKLLTYVFVDTDRPIADYVAEAKAAVAREVKLPPGVRVEWSGQFKYFERAREKLMVVVPVTLLLVCLLLYFSTKSLAETAIVLLAVPFSLIGAVWLLYLLGYNMSVAVWVGLIALAGLDAETGVVMLLYLTLAHRKAKEEGRLRSMGELTEAIVEGAARRIRPKLMTVAADMIGLLPVLWATGTGSDVMKRIAAPLVGGLVTSFLLELTVYPAIFALWKGRGLPEAGATTTACSDSFAHP; this is translated from the coding sequence ATGCAGCCCACTGAGTCCGGCGAGCAGCACGGCCTCGTCAGCCGGCTCATCTCCGCCAGCGCGCGCCACCCGTTCCTCACCCTGCTGCTGGTGGGGACCCTGGCGGCCTGGGCCGTCTTCGCGCTGCGCAACACGAAGCTGGACGCCATTCCAGACCTGTCCGACACGCAGGTCATCGTCTTCACCGAGTGGATGGGCCGCTCGCCGGACCTGGTCGAGGACCAGATTACCTATCCCATCTCCTCGTCCCTGCTGGCGGCGCCGAAGGTCAAGGCGGTGCGGGGCCAGTCCATGTTCGGCATGTCCTTCGTGTACGTCATCTTCGAGGACGGCACGGACATGTACTGGGCGCGCAGCCGCGTGCTCGAATACCTGGAGACGGCCCGGGGCAGACTGCCCGAGGGCGTGACGCCGACGCTGGGCCCGGACGCCACGGGCGTGGGCTGGGTCTTCGAGTACGCCCTGGTGGATGAGACAGGGAAGCACTCGCTGGCGGACCTGCGGAGCCTCCAGGACTGGCACGTGCGCTATGCGCTCTCCAGCGTGCCTGGCGTGGCCGAGGTGGCCAGCGTGGGCGGCATGGTGAAGCAGTACCAGGTGCAGGTGGACCCGAACCAGCTCCGCGCCTACGGCGTGACGCTGGGCGAGGTGGCGCGCGCCATCAGCGAGTCCAACGAGGACGTGGGCGGCCAGGTGATGGAGATTGCCGGCCACGAGCATGCCATCCGCGGGCGCGGGTACATCCGCTCCACGAAGGACCTCGAGAACATCCCACTGAAGGTGGACGAGGCCGGAACGCCGGTGCTGGTGAAGAACGTCGCGGTGGTGGGCCTGGGACCGGATATCCGCCGCGGCGTGGCGGAGCTGGACGGCAAGGGCGAGGTGGCCGGCGGCATCGTGGTGATGCGCTACGGGGAGAACGCCCTGTCCGTCATCGAGGCGGTGAAGGAGCGCCTGGAAGAAGTGAGGCAGGGCCTTCCCGAGGGCGTGAAGCTCGTCGTCACCTACGACCGCTCGGGGCTCATCGAGGAGTCCGTCGATACGCTCACCCAGGCGCTGGTGGAGGAGATGCTGGTGGTGAGCCTCATCATCTTCCTCTTCCTGATGCACGTGCGCAGTGCGCTGGTGCCCATCCTCACGCTGCCCGTCGCCGTGCTGCTCGCCTTCATCCCCATGTACTACCAGGGGCTCACCGCGAACATCATGAGCCTGGGCGGCATCATCGTCGCCGTGGGCGCCATGGTGGACGCCTCCATCATCCTCATCGAGAACGTCCACAAGAAGCTGGAGGGGTGGGAGGAGACAGGACGGCCCGGCGAACGGCGGGAGGTCATCATCTCCGCGATGCAGGAGGTGGGCCCGTCCATCTTCGGCTCGCTGCTGGTGCTCACCGTGGCCTTCCTCCCCGTCTTCACGCTGGAGGCCACCGAGGGACGGCTCTTCAAGCCGCTGGCCTACACGAAGACGTATTCCATGGGCTTCGCGGCGGTGCTGGCGGTGACGCTCACTCCGGCGCTGGCGGTCCTCTTCATCCGAGGCCGTATCCGCAAGGAGGAGGAGAACCCCATCAACCGGTGGCTGGTGGCCGCCTACACGCGGGTGGTGCGCCTCGTCGTGCGGCACAGCAAGGCGGTGATTGCCTTGTCGGTGGTGGCCATGGCCTTCACCGTGCCGGCCTTCCTGCGCCTGAGCAATGAGTTCATGCCGCCCCTCAACGAGGGGGCCGTGCTCTACATGCCCACCGCGCCCCCGGGCATGTCCATCTCGGAGGCCACGCGCATCCTCCAGTCCATGGACGGGGAGCTGAAGAAGATTCCCGAGGTGGTGAGCGTCTTCGGCAAGGCGGGCCGCGCGGAGAGCCCCACGGACCCGGCGCCGCTGTCCATGTTCGAGACGACGGTGGTGCTCAAGCCGAAGTCCGAGTGGCGTGAAGGGCTCACCTGGGAGGCGCTCATCCGGGAGATGGACGAGAAGCTCCAGTACCCTGGCATGCCCAACATCTTCTGGATGCCCATCCAGACGCGCACGGAGATGCTGGCCACGGGCATCCGCAGCCCGCTGGGCATCCAGGTGTACGGCAATGACCTCGACACCCTCGAGAAGGCGGCAGTGGCCATCGAGAGGGCCGTCGCGCAGGTGCCCGGCACGCGCAGCGCTTTCGCGGACCGCTCCACCGGCGGCTTCTACGTCGACTTCGAGGTGAAGCGGGAGGCGGCGGCGCGCCTGGGCCTCGGGGTGAAGGACGTCAACGAGGTGGTGATGAGCGCCATCGGCGGGACGAACATCTCCCAGACGGTGGAGGGGCGCGAGCGCTACCCCATCAACGTGCGCTACGCCCGCGAGTATCGCGACAGCCCGGCGGAGCTCGGCAAGGTGCTGGTGGCCACTCCTGGCGGCGCGCAGGTGCCGCTGTCCCAGGTGGCGGACATCCGCTTCGTCCAGGGGCCGCCGATGCTGCGGAGCGAGGGCGGCAAGCTCCTCACCTACGTCTTCGTCGACACCGACCGCCCCATCGCCGACTACGTGGCGGAAGCAAAGGCAGCGGTGGCCCGCGAGGTGAAGCTGCCCCCCGGTGTGCGGGTGGAGTGGAGCGGGCAGTTCAAATACTTCGAGCGCGCTCGGGAGAAGCTGATGGTGGTGGTGCCCGTCACGCTGCTGCTCGTGTGCCTGTTGCTGTACTTCAGCACGAAGTCCCTGGCGGAGACGGCCATCGTGTTGCTGGCGGTGCCTTTCAGCCTGATTGGCGCGGTGTGGCTGCTGTACCTGCTCGGCTACAACATGAGCGTGGCGGTGTGGGTGGGCCTCATCGCGCTCGCGGGCCTGGACGCGGAGACAGGTGTGGTGATGCTGCTCTACCTCACGCTCGCCCACCGCAAGGCGAAGGAGGAGGGCCGACTGCGCTCCATGGGGGAGCTGACGGAGGCCATCGTCGAGGGCGCGGCCAGACGCATCCGCCCCAAGCTGATGACCGTGGCGGCGGACATGATTGGCCTGCTACCCGTGCTGTGGGCCACGGGCACCGGCTCGGACGTGATGAAGCGCATCGCGGCGCCGCTGGTGGGCGGGCTCGTCACGTCCTTCCTGTTGGAGCTGACCGTCTACCCGGCCATCTTCGCGCTCTGGAAGGGGCGCGGACTCCCCGAGGCGGGTGCCACCACCACCGCATGCTCTGATTCCTTCGCGCATCCGTGA
- a CDS encoding GNAT family N-acetyltransferase — protein METTPGEYGPPRDEQELAAAADIMTQSYAMAPAAATTWTQRVGASGLRLLREGGHVAGTLVSIPMGQWYGGRNVPIIGVGGVGVSPVHRGRGTATRLMQNLLREAKASGAPLSTLYPATQPLYRRVGYEHSGARYEVRLQVPMLNVSERTLTLRPVEAKDEAAVAACYQRAAQGRQGWLARGPYVWGRVYAPRDGTASGYLVEGASGVEGHLFVVRKSLAGWRQELFLSDVVANTPAAARRILSFLGDHRSLVAEAVWFGGADDPLLLHVLEQTYTVKLDMYWMVRVLDVAKALEARGWPPGLSGALHLEVEDDLFPENRGRYVLEVSDGAARVRRGGDGSLRLHVRGLSPLYTGFHSAEALRMAGMLEADDATVRAAAALFSGPQPSIRDMF, from the coding sequence GTGGAGACGACACCTGGAGAGTACGGGCCACCGCGAGATGAGCAGGAGTTGGCGGCCGCCGCGGACATCATGACGCAGTCGTATGCGATGGCACCGGCGGCGGCGACGACGTGGACCCAGCGCGTGGGCGCGTCGGGGCTGCGGTTGCTTCGTGAAGGAGGGCACGTCGCGGGGACGCTCGTCTCCATTCCGATGGGGCAGTGGTACGGCGGGAGGAACGTGCCCATCATCGGCGTGGGCGGCGTGGGCGTGTCGCCGGTGCACCGGGGGCGCGGCACCGCCACGCGGTTGATGCAGAACCTGCTGCGCGAGGCGAAGGCGTCGGGCGCGCCGCTGTCCACGCTGTATCCCGCGACGCAGCCGCTGTACCGGCGCGTGGGCTACGAGCACTCAGGCGCCAGGTACGAGGTGCGGTTGCAGGTGCCGATGCTGAACGTGAGCGAGCGCACGCTGACGCTGCGTCCGGTGGAGGCGAAGGACGAGGCGGCAGTGGCCGCGTGCTACCAGCGCGCGGCGCAGGGGCGGCAGGGCTGGCTGGCGCGTGGGCCGTACGTGTGGGGCCGCGTGTATGCGCCGCGTGACGGGACGGCCAGTGGCTACCTGGTGGAAGGGGCTTCGGGGGTGGAGGGGCACCTGTTCGTGGTGCGCAAGTCGCTCGCGGGGTGGAGGCAGGAGTTGTTCCTGTCGGACGTGGTGGCGAACACGCCCGCGGCGGCGCGGCGCATCCTGAGCTTCCTCGGAGACCATCGCTCACTGGTGGCGGAGGCGGTCTGGTTCGGCGGGGCGGATGACCCGCTGCTCCTGCACGTGCTCGAGCAGACGTACACGGTGAAGCTGGACATGTACTGGATGGTGCGGGTGCTGGACGTGGCGAAGGCGCTGGAGGCGCGCGGTTGGCCGCCGGGGCTGTCGGGAGCGCTGCACCTGGAGGTGGAGGACGACTTGTTCCCGGAGAACCGTGGGCGGTACGTGCTGGAGGTGTCGGACGGCGCGGCTCGCGTGCGGCGGGGAGGGGATGGGAGCCTGCGCCTGCACGTGCGTGGGTTGTCTCCGCTCTACACGGGGTTCCATTCGGCGGAGGCGCTGCGGATGGCGGGGATGCTGGAGGCGGATGACGCCACCGTGCGCGCGGCAGCGGCGTTGTTCTCCGGACCGCAGCCGTCCATTCGCGACATGTTCTGA
- a CDS encoding immunity 52 family protein — MRTSSLETETYFAGAYWGARKESPGECARRIERLLASIAQIDPAFAHWFQLGKSRKDALKRPIEPKLMELEALVQKGKDRKFEDLGFSLGGWNGAGDDYDAAGFSIHCGSYTDVVANSCVIDLPSRGLNSDRVLTSSVLASLVKCMATAWEPDSAVAMSSPHLQLIDKGIPFAVLPGWVTYLARHRGAVPPLPAPVSIEPVEDKGTLIILTPERFTVANPEHVALAERVREQLDRAGLLKPLQLQQ, encoded by the coding sequence ATGAGAACGAGTTCTCTTGAGACTGAGACTTACTTTGCGGGTGCGTATTGGGGCGCGCGTAAAGAATCTCCAGGCGAATGTGCCCGGCGCATAGAGCGGCTCCTGGCTTCTATTGCTCAGATCGATCCCGCGTTCGCCCACTGGTTTCAATTGGGCAAGTCACGAAAGGATGCGCTGAAGCGCCCCATTGAACCAAAGCTGATGGAGCTGGAAGCGCTCGTCCAAAAGGGCAAGGACCGCAAGTTCGAGGACCTGGGATTTAGCCTTGGCGGTTGGAATGGCGCAGGGGATGACTACGATGCGGCAGGCTTCAGCATTCACTGCGGAAGCTACACTGACGTTGTGGCCAACTCCTGTGTGATTGATCTTCCCAGCCGAGGGCTGAACTCAGACCGCGTGTTGACATCGTCGGTTCTGGCCTCTCTTGTGAAGTGTATGGCGACCGCCTGGGAGCCCGATTCAGCCGTAGCCATGTCGTCTCCACATCTTCAGTTGATCGACAAGGGCATCCCTTTTGCTGTGCTTCCCGGCTGGGTGACCTACCTCGCGCGGCATCGTGGGGCGGTGCCACCACTCCCGGCGCCTGTGAGCATCGAGCCCGTGGAGGACAAGGGAACCCTTATCATCCTCACGCCCGAGCGCTTCACGGTCGCCAACCCGGAGCATGTGGCGCTGGCTGAGCGGGTGCGTGAGCAACTAGACCGGGCAGGGCTGCTGAAGCCGCTTCAGCTCCAGCAATAG